In Paraconexibacter algicola, the following proteins share a genomic window:
- a CDS encoding PhoH family protein, with product MRRQIEVSNEVAAALSGSGDQILRALEGHVDCDVFLRGNLITLDGDAEALAAATTVVRELDELVKHGHEIGPGTIRTVSNALEQHESPSAVLEDVVWRHRSRKFAPKTVTQKRYVDSIRQNTVTFGVGPAGTGKTFLAVAAAAAALHRREISRIILTRPAVEAGERLGFLPGDLMAKIDPYLRPLFDALHDMMEPEKVTAHLEKGVIEVAPLAFMRGRTLNDSFVILDEAQNTTPEQMKMFLTRLGFNSKMVITGDVTQVDLPREHQSGLIAVGDILTDVDGIDFIRFGGEDVVRHRLVQRIVEAYADHAERQAPGLRPATDRKRA from the coding sequence TTGAGGCGTCAGATCGAAGTGTCCAACGAGGTCGCGGCCGCGCTGAGCGGCAGCGGGGATCAGATCCTCCGAGCGCTCGAGGGGCACGTCGACTGCGACGTCTTCCTGCGCGGGAACCTCATCACGCTCGACGGCGACGCCGAGGCGCTGGCCGCGGCGACGACCGTGGTGCGCGAGCTCGACGAGCTGGTCAAGCACGGGCACGAGATCGGACCTGGCACCATCCGGACGGTGAGCAACGCGCTGGAGCAGCACGAGTCGCCGTCGGCGGTCCTGGAGGACGTCGTCTGGCGTCACCGGTCGCGGAAGTTCGCGCCGAAGACCGTGACGCAGAAGCGCTACGTCGACTCGATCCGGCAGAACACGGTGACCTTCGGCGTCGGCCCGGCCGGCACCGGCAAGACGTTCCTCGCGGTCGCCGCGGCGGCGGCGGCGCTGCACCGGCGCGAGATCAGCCGCATCATCCTCACGCGCCCCGCGGTCGAGGCCGGCGAGCGCCTGGGCTTCCTGCCCGGCGACCTGATGGCGAAGATCGACCCGTACCTGCGCCCGCTGTTCGACGCGCTCCACGACATGATGGAGCCGGAGAAGGTGACCGCCCATCTCGAGAAGGGCGTCATCGAGGTCGCGCCGCTGGCGTTCATGCGCGGCCGCACGCTCAACGACTCGTTCGTGATCCTCGACGAGGCGCAGAACACGACGCCCGAGCAGATGAAGATGTTCCTCACGCGGCTGGGCTTCAACTCGAAGATGGTCATCACCGGCGACGTCACCCAGGTCGACCTGCCGCGCGAGCACCAGTCCGGCCTGATCGCGGTGGGGGACATCCTCACCGACGTCGACGGCATCGACTTCATCCGCTTCGGCGGCGAGGACGTCGTGCGCCACCGGCTCGTGCAGCGGATCGTCGAGGCGTACGCCGACCACGCCGAGCGCCAGGCCCCGGGCCTGCGCCCGGCCACGGACCGCAAGCGCGCCTAG
- a CDS encoding GatB/YqeY domain-containing protein produces MPVADTVKQDLVTAMKAGDKERVAALRMVLSELQKAAKEGGDDETTVLRRERKRRVESATAFRDAGREELAAAEEAEAQIITAYLPAELDDDRLREIAREAVAEVGATSPKDMGLVMKAAMARVAGQADGKRVSTIVQEVLRT; encoded by the coding sequence GTGCCGGTCGCCGACACCGTCAAGCAGGACCTCGTCACCGCCATGAAGGCGGGCGACAAGGAGCGGGTCGCCGCGCTGCGGATGGTGCTGAGCGAGCTGCAGAAGGCCGCCAAGGAGGGTGGGGACGACGAGACCACGGTGCTGCGTCGCGAGCGCAAGCGCCGCGTCGAGTCGGCCACCGCCTTCCGGGACGCCGGCCGTGAGGAGCTGGCCGCCGCCGAGGAGGCGGAGGCGCAGATCATCACGGCCTACCTCCCCGCGGAGCTGGACGACGACCGCCTGCGCGAGATCGCGCGGGAGGCCGTCGCGGAGGTCGGAGCCACGTCCCCGAAGGACATGGGGCTGGTGATGAAGGCCGCCATGGCGCGCGTCGCAGGCCAGGCGGACGGCAAGCGGGTGTCCACCATCGTGCAGGAGGTCCTGAGGACTTGA
- a CDS encoding NAD(P)/FAD-dependent oxidoreductase: MAWNVVIAGGGFGGFAAARTLERVLPKHSARITVVTDQNFMLYTPLLPGAAAGTLEPRHVVVPLREELREGTDLRLGRVTSADPAEKTITVQSVHGRSEVLPYDQLIVALGAVNRTLPVPGLEEHAMGFKDLPEAIRLRNHVIRTLEAAESTEDPSERAAWLTYVFVGAGYAGLEGLAELQDFAADVLELYPRCRTHGIRWILVEAREQVMPEIQRDLASFAETELRSRGIEIRTSTTLEEVTADTARLSDGEVVRTRTVVWTAGVKPAPVVAELGLPLGKGGRIEVDATMKVAGVDGVWAIGDAAGVPDPARKGEACPPTAQHAIRQGRRVAKNVAAALGTGRVRPFTFKTKGVFVDMGRYQAVASTMGIKWRGLPAWWLARTYHLMAMPGTKRRLRLLLDWNVGLLFGRDTSELGRLGHPARLEPPTATSAPAPDTASATEEPSGPGV, translated from the coding sequence ATGGCCTGGAACGTCGTCATAGCCGGGGGCGGGTTCGGCGGATTCGCCGCCGCCCGCACCCTCGAGCGCGTCCTGCCGAAGCACAGCGCGCGCATCACGGTCGTCACCGACCAGAACTTCATGCTCTACACGCCGCTGCTCCCGGGCGCGGCGGCGGGCACGCTCGAGCCGCGGCACGTCGTCGTGCCGCTGCGCGAGGAGCTGCGCGAGGGCACCGACCTGCGGCTCGGCCGGGTGACCTCCGCCGACCCGGCGGAGAAGACGATCACCGTGCAGTCGGTCCACGGCCGCAGCGAGGTGCTGCCCTACGACCAGCTGATCGTCGCGCTCGGCGCCGTGAACCGCACGCTCCCGGTCCCCGGCCTCGAGGAGCACGCGATGGGCTTCAAGGACCTGCCCGAGGCGATCCGGCTGCGCAACCACGTCATCCGCACGCTCGAGGCGGCGGAGTCGACGGAGGACCCGAGCGAGCGCGCGGCGTGGCTGACCTACGTCTTCGTCGGCGCGGGCTACGCGGGCCTGGAGGGCCTCGCCGAGCTGCAGGACTTCGCGGCCGACGTGCTGGAGCTCTACCCGCGCTGCCGCACGCACGGCATCCGCTGGATCCTCGTCGAGGCGCGCGAGCAGGTCATGCCGGAGATCCAGCGGGACCTCGCGTCGTTCGCCGAGACCGAGCTGCGCAGCCGCGGGATCGAGATCCGGACCTCGACGACGCTCGAGGAGGTCACCGCCGACACGGCTCGCCTGTCCGACGGCGAGGTCGTCCGCACCCGCACGGTGGTGTGGACCGCGGGCGTCAAGCCGGCGCCGGTCGTGGCCGAGCTCGGCCTGCCGCTGGGCAAGGGCGGCCGCATCGAGGTCGACGCGACGATGAAGGTCGCGGGCGTCGACGGCGTCTGGGCGATCGGCGACGCCGCGGGCGTGCCCGACCCGGCCCGCAAGGGCGAGGCCTGCCCGCCGACCGCACAGCACGCGATCCGCCAGGGCCGACGGGTGGCGAAGAACGTCGCCGCGGCGCTCGGCACCGGTCGCGTGCGCCCGTTCACGTTCAAGACGAAGGGCGTCTTCGTCGACATGGGCCGCTACCAGGCGGTGGCGAGCACGATGGGCATCAAGTGGCGCGGGCTGCCCGCCTGGTGGCTGGCGCGCACCTACCACCTGATGGCGATGCCGGGCACGAAGCGCCGTCTGCGGCTGCTGCTGGACTGGAACGTCGGCCTGCTGTTCGGGCGCGACACGTCCGAGCTCGGACGCCTGGGCCATCCGGCCAGACTCGAACCCCCGACCGCCACGAGCGCGCCCGCGCCCGACACCGCGTCCGCGACCGAGGAGCCGTCCGGACCGGGCGTATGA
- a CDS encoding alpha/beta hydrolase — protein sequence MAHPRIDTTFPSGGEQCAAYVYRPEDQQGDAPCVVMGHGFSATRDDRMPEYAERFAAAGMVVVVFDYRYFGASTGEPRQLLDIGKQHEDWEAAIAFARRLDGVDPARIALWGSSFSGGHAQALAIRHGATGPSAIACVIAQAPYVDGLAALKEIPPVNLAKATAAGLADQAAALLGRPPKMMPVVGDPGSFALLTAAEAKPGFEAIAPPHSRWRNEVCARIALRIALYRPGAKAQDIPCPILYCVCDDDHTTPPGPAIAAAEKAPYGELIRYPMGHFEIYVGDGFERSSADQVAFLRRHLGLGEPTSGEATEAAAPA from the coding sequence ATGGCCCACCCGCGGATCGACACGACCTTCCCGTCCGGCGGCGAGCAGTGCGCCGCCTACGTCTACCGGCCCGAGGACCAGCAGGGCGACGCGCCCTGCGTGGTGATGGGCCACGGCTTCTCCGCCACCCGCGACGACCGGATGCCGGAGTACGCGGAGCGGTTCGCCGCCGCGGGCATGGTCGTCGTGGTGTTCGACTACCGGTACTTCGGGGCGAGCACCGGGGAGCCACGGCAGCTCCTGGACATCGGCAAGCAGCACGAGGACTGGGAGGCGGCGATCGCGTTCGCCCGGCGCCTGGACGGCGTCGACCCCGCCCGGATCGCGCTGTGGGGCTCCTCGTTCAGCGGCGGGCACGCGCAGGCGCTGGCGATCCGCCACGGCGCGACGGGCCCGTCGGCGATCGCCTGCGTGATCGCGCAGGCCCCGTACGTCGACGGCCTCGCGGCGCTGAAGGAGATCCCCCCGGTCAACCTGGCCAAGGCCACCGCCGCCGGGCTCGCCGACCAGGCCGCCGCGCTGCTGGGCCGGCCCCCGAAGATGATGCCGGTGGTCGGGGACCCGGGGAGCTTCGCGCTGCTCACCGCCGCGGAGGCCAAGCCCGGCTTCGAGGCGATCGCCCCGCCGCACTCGCGCTGGCGCAACGAGGTCTGCGCCCGGATCGCGCTGCGGATCGCGCTCTACCGGCCGGGGGCCAAGGCGCAGGACATCCCGTGCCCGATCCTCTACTGCGTCTGCGACGACGACCACACGACGCCGCCCGGTCCCGCGATCGCCGCGGCGGAGAAGGCGCCGTACGGGGAGCTGATCCGCTACCCGATGGGCCACTTCGAGATCTACGTCGGCGACGGCTTCGAGCGGTCCAGCGCCGACCAGGTCGCGTTCCTGCGCCGCCACCTCGGGCTCGGCGAGCCGACCAGCGGCGAGGCGACGGAGGCGGCCGCGCCCGCCTGA